The Balaenoptera acutorostrata chromosome 11, mBalAcu1.1, whole genome shotgun sequence genome segment CCTTTGTGATCAGCACAGTGAGATCTTTCCTCCGAGAAAGAGCTCATTCTAGAGAAGCCAGGGCTGAGGCCATCCTAGAAGAAGAATCGGGATCCTGGGTGCTGCCCGCCACCAGGGCCTCCAGGGAACCCACGGCCTCCATACCAACGACCATGATGTTGAAGTCGAAACCAGTCTTCATGGTCTTCTTGCGCATCTGCTCGATGATGGTGTCGATGCCAATGTAGCCCAGCAGGTTGGGGTTGATGCTGACGGGCTTCATGGGCACTGCCGGCTTAGGCCTGGGCTCAGGCACCAGCTCTGACATGGCTGCGTCCGTCCTGGTCTCCGGGAGCCCTGAAAAGCCAAGGTGGGTGGGGTGGGCTAGAGGAAAGCAGAGGTCACGTGGAAGGCACAGTATTATTCTCTGGATACAGAATCATACAGAGTCGGGCCTGGAAGGGACCTGACGTGTCATCCAGTACAGGTCTCTcatctcacagatgaggagactgaggcctggGGGGGAAGGGCTTGCCTAAGAACACAGAGCAAGTCAGATGCAAAATCTGGACCAGTACCCAGACCCTCCAGTTGCTGGGGCGCTTTCATATGCACCTCACTGCTCCAAAGAACCATATCTGTGTCTCTAACCCAGGGGTTTCTccaccttggcactattgacattttaggCCAGATAATTATTGcagggagctgtcctgtgcattgtacgATGTTTAGTgacatccttggcctctactaGATGCAGGTAGTAGCCCCCCTAGTTTAATGACCAAAAATATTTCCAGACAGTGACAAATGTCTCCTGCGGACAACAGtgccccagctgagaaccactgatctaagaGATGTCTGGGGTTATTCCGACCTGAGTCCTGCCTCCCCCAGAAAAAGGGCAAAGACCTTTTAGGATACTGGACCTAACATCTGTTGACTGCCTGTTACTGATCCAGTTGCTTGTCTTTTAGAAGCACatggggagacttccctggtggtccagtggctaagactctgtactcccattgcagggggcccaagttcgatccctggtcaggaaactagatcccacatgccacaactaagtgttcacatgccgcaactaaagatcccacacaccgcaactaagacctggcagccaagtaaataaattttttttttttttttaaaaggaggaagcACATAGGGCTGCCCCATCTCTGCAGAGTGAGCATCAGTCCTGTCTCCCAGCCTCCGTGTCCCCCCTGTTCCACAAGCACTGCTGCAAAGTAAGGAGGTCTGTGCCCTGAGGTGCCCCAGACACCCTCCAAGCCTTAGTTTTGAGTCTGAGGGGGAATAAGTTCTCGCCTTTTGACTGTTGGGGAGAGGATGAGACCCAAGTAGGGGCCATCACTGACCTAAGATGACATGACACAACGTGTTCTTGGGATGGTGGGTAGCAAAAGAAAGGGGAGGCTGAAATCACAGCCCTTCCCCAGAGGAGAAAGGCAAACATGCCTCTGGGTCTGGCAGATCATGGGTATATTCACATACAAGAGAAATCTGTGTGTTTCCTCATCAGGCCACTGTCCACCAGGGTGGGTTTCAGGATACAGCAACTCCATTTCCCTCCCCGTAAAACAGGGGTGTGTGGTGATGTGGAAAGAGCCTGGCTCTGCCGCTTGCCAGCTTTGTGGACTTGGGTAAACCACCCCGCCTCCCATGCGCCTGCCTCCTCCTCTGTACTCTGTAAACTGGTTAGGATGGTGATTAAGGCTGTAGTGAGCACTGCACATGAGGTATATGCCTAGAAGTGCCCGCACAGCGCCTCACTGTTCCAGACCCTCTTGCTCCTGTCCCTTTCAAGTTCACAGCCTGTCAGGAGGGGAAATGAAGTGGTGCATGTGGAAGCACTTGTTAAAGGGAGGTGCCTCAGATACTAATTACACAGCACAGTTCCTGGACTCCACGCTCTCCAAAGGCCCTCTTCCAGCTATGCCATTCTAGAATCCTATGGTTCATGGTTACCACCGTGCAGAGTCTCAGGCTCACAGAGAGAACTGATGGAGCAGCAGATGGGAAAGAGGGTGAGGGGACAggagtccctccctcccccacccccaaacccagcCAGAAGGCTGTTCTTCTACCCCTACCACCTGGTCCTTCCACTGGTCCTGgcaagactctctctctctctctcaattggAAACCATCCTTTCCTTGTCACTCCCAGACACAGCCAAATCTGACAAAGTCTCAGGACCTCCCCAGGGCCTGGCGTGGCTCCCTCCTGCTTCCCAGGAAGCTGTTGCCAGCCAGGCGGCCCCAGAAGGCAGCAAGATTGGCTCAGCCCTGCAGCAGCTGATTCTCAGCAGCCTGGCCTCCACCTCCACTCTGCATGTGGCTCCCGGACCCAACTCAGCACACCTGCACTGGGGGCCAATGCCCCATTTTCCCTGCCCAGCTGCTCGCACGGCTGGCCCCATTCATCTCCCTCATGCCTCTACAGCCAGCCCATTTGGTCTCCACAACCTGTGTTGTGAGATAGATCcatcagtgtgtatgtgtgtgtcggGTGGGTGGGGTcttacctcattttacagacctGGAAAGTGAGTCTAGTATTTATTTATGGGAGTTTTGTAAGTATTTTTATAAAGTGTGTGTCCTCACCATGGCCTGCTCAGCCCTGGCCTGTCAACTGCAGCATCTTCAAAGATCATTCCCATAAAGACAGACCCTGGTTGCAAGAAGGGGCCGGCCTACCAGATTCCCAGGCAACTTCTAGGGGCTACAGCAGGCCTGCTGCAGGTCCAGCACGGGAGCAGATCTCACCTTCATTCTTCCATCAAGCACCTATGAGCACTCATAGAGCGCCTGCTGGCAAGCTGCCCCTCCCAACCACATGGCAATTACAACCACCCAGCAGCCACAATTACTGCAAACCTGTGGTGGGTCACTGTGTCACAGCCTTTGCTGGAAGACCCTTTGCCCACTCCAGCCCCTGGCTAACTCGTACTCTTTTTTCACCATTCAGCCCAAGGGCTACCCCTCAGGAAAGCCTCTGCTTTCCCATCTCATGTGGATGCCTCTCTTCTGTGCTGCCTCAGCCCCCTGACTTTCTAGTcatcacattcattcattcactcactccatCCCATCCATCCCATCCAGGCCATTCCATATGCTGTCAAATGGGAGCCTACTCCAGCCAAACTGTAGATTAAATGCCAAGGACACTTTTGGACCCCAGACAAGGTCCTTGCCCCCAAGGGCCCACTGTTTGGTGAGGGTGCCTGACAAGTACATAAAGCCCTCCAGGGCACAGGACAAATGAAGCTCTGGAGCTGAACTCTGTAGCTCCATCCTCTGCCCTTAAAGCTCCCCTGGTCCCGCTATGCCAACTCCAGGTGGCCCATACTTGACTCCCAGCTGGATGACCCCtgtgagcctcagtgttctctcCTCAGGAAAATAGGTACAGTACCTACCTTGCTGGGTTGCTATGAAGCTTATACAAAAGCATGGACATAAATTACCTGGCACTGAACATATGCCAGTTCCCACCCTTCTTCAGGGCAGGAGCCTCGTCTTATTGATTTCTGTGCCCCAATGAACCTAGTATAACAAGACACTcagcaatgaatgaatgaatgaatgcaagccTCACTGCAAGGCAGATGTTACTTCAGAGCCATCACTTTTCTCCTCCCTCAGATGCTGCTCCCTTGGCAGAGCAGCTGACCTCCACCCAGCAAATGGCTCTTGTGTGGGCCACACTCACGGAGGTAGACTCTGTTATGAGACTTTCTCCTTCCCCTGCAACAGGGATTGGAGGGGGGCTCCCCAAGGGTGGGCAAGAGCTCAGTATGGGGTCACAGCAGGATGTAGCTCAAATATGCCACCCTGCCTAAGTGGTTCTTGGGGCTCCTCCTAAGCTCCCAGCTCTCTCAGGGCCCCTGGAGAGGAGGGGATCTGTCTGCAGCACCCCCTGCCAGGAGCCACCTGCCCATCAGTGCTCCAGGAAGAGACATTGTCCACCCGACTCAGCTCTAGCTTAGTCCCCACAGAAACAGCACCTCCCCCCATCCCTGTGCCAAGCAAGGATCCTGGTGCTTTCTTTTACAGGCAAATGAATggctttgtctttgtctggcccAGGGACCCCACCTCTCTGTTGGGAAGGtggcagcagggggaggggaccTTTCCAGAATAGCACCTTCCTCCCTGGCTTAGTGGGGatccagggggtggggaggctctTCCATGGGGAGCTGGAGatcttccccagcccccagcccctagcaGCCTTCAAGACACCGCCCCCACCCGCAGAGGCAATTCCAGcccaccccagctccagcccctggCTCTCAGAAAAGGAATCACAAAAGATATCTTAGTACTTTCCCATTCACAGAAGTAAAGGGCCCTGGGATACCCCTGCCTCCATCCCAGTCCTCTGGAGGCCAACGAGTTCCCTTGGAGACCACCAGCTGGTGCCTGTCTCAGTGTGCGCCTGTGTGTGGGGGAAGGGGTCTGTGTGTCAGCGCACAGGTCTCTTGTCTCGCTGTAGGTGGTCCTGATACCTGTGcgtggtgtgcatgtgtgtgcacttcTTGGTGTGCTCCAGTGTGGAGCTTTCTGTGGGCATCTGGCTGCCTCCTCGCTTCTTCGGTGGTCTCTGTATCTCTCCGCGTTTCCATATGTGCATTTCTCCGGGCTTGTACATCTTGGGGTGTGTGCCACCGTGTATGCGTGTGCCCGTGCGTATGTCACCGCGCATGGGCTCCTCAGCGCATCAACCCTCCCCCTGGTAGCATCTCCAGCCGGGCTTTGGGGGCCGCAGCCTCCTCCCGGCGCGCGCCGGTGGCCCCGCCGGCCTTCCTACCTTTGGACATGAATCCTCCTTTGTCTCCGTTCCTCCGGGAAGATGCTCAGGGCGCGGGGCTGCAAGGCTGAGCTGGACGCGGGCTCCTCCTGGGCCGAGCAGACCCTGCAGCCGGGCCTCGCCCCTCTGCGTTCTCCGCCCACCCGCCCGGCCCGCGGCCCGGCAGCGCCGTCCCCGCGCCCCGCGCTGCCGCGCCCGCCCGGGACTTCGACTCGGCTGGCTCGGCGCAGCGCTGCCCCGGCCCGCTTGCACCgatgccgccgccgccgccgccgccgccgccgctgccaccCGCACCACGTGACCCGCCCGCCCCGCCGagggcccctcccccaccccctcccccggcGTCCTAGCCCGCACCGGCTCCCCTCCCGCCCGCACTCGGGAGCGGGCACCCAGGGCCGGCTGCGGGCCGCCGGGGAGGCGCGCGGGGGCGCTGCGCCTGCAGGCTCGAGGTGCCGGGCGGGGCATGGTTCCCGCATCCCAGTCCCGGTCCCTCCCCCTCGATCCTGCTCCCGGCCTGTTACCCTCTAGgcccgggcggggcggggagcgCAGGGGACCTGTGGGATCGGCGGGAGGTGATGCGTGCGCGTGAGTCATGCGGTGGTTGGGATGCTGGGCTGGTTCAACGCGGTTCTGACCAGATGCGGGTGCCTGTAGAACCCTGCCTGATTCAGGAGCCTGGGTTCCAGGCCTGGCTCAAGGATGATGAGCCCTGTGACCTTGAGCTAGTCAGGAACTTTCCTGAGCCTCAATTTACCCGTCAGAAAAATCATTCTTGCATTCAATCAACTTGAATGGACAGCATATTGCCAGGCCTTGAGGGGACAGGAATGAGGATCATCATTTCTGTCCTCAAAGAGCTCTGGGTCTGGTGGGTCAAGACAGAAAGCTGGACTGTCCtaatgcagggggtggggtgtgcaCAGGGTACTGTGGGTGCAGGGAGGTGGGCACCCACCGGGTACTGTGGGTGCAGGGGTGAGGGCCCTTGGTGAGGGCCAAGATGGAAAGGCAAATATAGGTGCGAGGGAAGAAGGGACAGCAGTCTATGGAGAGACCCAGAGGCGAGAGCTGCATGGTGCTAGGGACAACAGAGCTCCTGGGTGCACCAAAGCAGGGAAAAGTCCAGACAGGGATATAGAGCTAAGAGGCTGGAGAAGTCCAAAGCCTTGGAAGCCAGCCTAAGGAGCTGGACTTATCAAAGAAGATAACAGTGAGTCACCAACAGCTGTTAAGCAGAAAGTGCTGCCATGAAATATATGAGTCCCTGTGGCAGCTGTgtggaggggcagggggtggcCTCACAGGGAcagagggatggagaggaggggacagACAACCTAGGACTGAGGAGGTTGATCAACAGAGTTGGAATTAGACTGGATgggatgaaggagagagaaagatgaggaagaggaggatacCCAGGTTTCTGGTATGGTGGTGCCTGCAGCTGAGGGGGTGAGATCAGGGAGGGCAGAAGTCAGGAAGAAAGGGGGCTGCCTCTAGACATGCCCGGGAGTTGTCTGGGTAGAGGGGTCTGGCAGGCCACTGGCTGTCTACACCTGCATTTTGAGAGAGAGAGCTGGGCTGAAGATGGAGAGCTGAGGTCCCGTAGGGAGGAGGAAGACCAGAGCCTGGGTGGGCTGCCCCAGGCTGAGTGTGCAGAGGGCAATGAGAAGGGGACTGACAACCTCCAACGCCAATTAAGCCACTGGACTGGATGCTTTCCAAGCATCTGCCAGACCCAGAATCTCTGAGCCTTTGAAATGTTGGGAATGAGACTGCCCAAAGCAGAATTCCAAGATTTGGGTTCCCATTACCTTACTGCCaccaaccagctgtgtgactttaggcatgTCACAGCCTCTCTAAGACCAAATGAACTTCTAGCCCTTGTGTTGACCTGCTTATACTTCTATGTAGGACTTCCAACCTACAAGTCCCCAACTCACCTTTCAGGACTAaagggctgggggtaggggaccGAGAAAGAATTCCAGGTGAGGCACCTTTTAAGCAACAGCCATCTTCCTGAAAGGCCGACTGGGGATGATTTAGAAGGTCTTGGGTGAGATCACTATTCACATCTAGAGGAGCCTGGCAGTGTCGACTGTTAGACAAATCACCACTTACGGAAGTGCTGGTCTATATTTTCGTGTAGGTGGTTTGCTTTTCAAGCTGGACTCACCTATAGATCACCTGATTATTTCAGCTCTTCAGGGAACAGAGAAACAATCATGGAAGATGCTAAATGACAGACTCAGCATAATTGCTCTCCCACAAATTACCCCTGTAAACCCTCCTTCTGATGGCTTCCCTCAACCTGACCTCTGACTGGCAGGTTGGGACCCAGTTCAGGGTGCATCCCCTGTGTTCTGCCACTCAACCCCATTCCCTCTTCTCCCAGCTCATTCAACTCTGACTTTAAAGTCCCCCGGATCTATCCAAGCATAATCCAGCTCCAGGCTCATACACCTCAGCAGTCCAGCGCATCCCCAGCCCAGCTCTTTGCATTTACCTTTGGTTTCTCTGGCAAGGTCCAGCATGGTGAGCTCTGTGACCCAGTCTGTGGCAGTATCTGCTGTAGCATGGTCCAGGGCTGCGTCTGTGCTTCTGCTTGGCATTGATGGGTAGGTGACAGTGTCTGATCTAGTCAGCTTAATGACACTGTCCAGTGTGGTCTCACCAGTGACTGGGTCTGGGGTGACTGGCACAACTGAATGCATGGCTGTGCCCAGCCTGCTTGTATCCAAAACAAGAGAATCCGTAGTCATGTCCAGCTTGGCTATATTTGCCCTAGCCAACACCATGGCTGTGTCCAGCTTGACTGGATCTGGTGCTGCCACTTCCCTGGCTGTACCCTCTGTGGTTGTATCTGGCTTGGCTGTGCCTGCTGTAGCTATGGCTTTGCCCAACTTTTCTGGGTCTGGCATCACCACATCCATGACCGTGCGTGGCTTGGTTGTGCCTGCTTTAGCCAAGTGCATGGCAGAGCCCAGTTTGCTATCCAGATGAGGGCACTCAGTGCTTGTGTCCAGTCTAGGTGTGTTTGGTGTAGCCAAGTTGACAGCCAAGCCAGGCCTATTGGTGGCCATTGTGGATAAATGTCTGGATGTGCCTGGCCTCATTGTATCCAGAGTAGCCAAATCCATGGCCGTCGCAGGCCCCGTGGCAGGGATGGCCCTTTGGAGATGCAGCCGGGGTCTCTGAATACCCCTGGACCGGGGCTTGCCTCTTCCTGGAGAAGCTCTGGTAGGCACATGGGCAGTCACTGGGACAGGGTGCCTCTGACCCACCAAGCCTGGCCCTGCAGGACCTGGCAGAGTCTGAGCTAACCGGGATTGGAAAGGCAGGGTCAGGCATGAGCTCACCAGGGGCTTCTCCACTACAGGCATCCTGCTGGGCTTGGCCAGACCTGGGTGACCTGGGCCCTCGGAGTGGACCCTGTCCCCTGGCACTAGGGTCACAGATGGTGAGTCAGGAGAAGGCAGCCTCCCTCCTCTGTGGGTGGCAGCCTCCCTGCCCGGGGTAGACACCTGTTCCCAGTGAGAAGGTAGGGGGCCCAAGCGCCATGCCTGGCTGTGCTGGTGGACTGTTAGGGAGATGGAGCTGAGCTTCCTTGGTGCCAGGCTCTTGCCAGTCTCCTGTGGGGGCACACTCCACGCCCTAGCTCCAAGGCCTGGTCGGCCGGAGGCCTGTGGGATGTGGCTCTGGGGGAAAGCATCCAGATGGACGGCCTTCTTGAGAACAGGGATGAGAGGCGACACCCCTCCAGGGAGCTTTGAGGGGCGGGCAGGGCGCCCCAGTAGGTGGCTGCGGGGGAAGGAGGTTCCAGCGCCTGGGGCTCCGTGAGGCTGCATCTCAAAGTTGTGGTCCATCCAGGTCTTTCGTCTTCCCCTGATTAACAGAGAAAAGGGGCCAAGCAGGGGTGAGGTGTTTGAGCCTGCAGGTGCTGGCCTTCCGCCTCCTGACTAGCAGCTAGCGCTCCTCTGAAGGGGCCTTGTTTGGGGGACTGTCAAGTCCTCAATGGAGTACACATGTCCCTTCCTACAGCCCTCCTACAGCTCCCACCTGCTACATGCCTACACACCTCACACACATGggccctctcacacacacacacctaccaaGATACCAGGTGAATGTGGAAGAATGTTCCAGCAATGGGTGGAATCCAATGAGCAGGCTGCCCCGGCATGAGGAAACCTCTCCCTTTGCAGGCGAGTGGCCGTGGCCCCTCTATGGCCAGCTCCATGGAGGTCACATATACATGTTCAGGAGCCCCAGTGGAGGGCAGTGGTTATTGGAAGCCTATCTGCCTCTTCCAGAAGGGACCAGAGGACTCTGGGTTCCCACACACAGCAACCAAAATAGGAGTTCAGGCGTCCAGGTAGGAGACCAAGAGATGACCAGTTTGGCTTGGGAACAGGGTCTGTACCTGGGGCTCCTGCCCGGAACCAGGAAAGAGCCCTGGGCTGGCCTGCTGCTGGAGCTGAAATCGGAGCCAGAATTGGAGCCGAAGAGGGCCCTGGACGAGGTGAGGCTTGGGAAGCAGAGAAGTAATGAGCATTCACAGGGTACTCGTCCAGTGAACAAGCCACAGTACCTGCCCTGGGGGGACCGGCCATCCCCAGGGGCACCAGATGGTGAAGCAGGCAGAGCTATGCTGGAGGTGAGCCTTGTGGGGGAAGCATTAGCTCAGCCTTTGGGGTTAAAGGAgggaggctgggcctggggctgggggaattCACACAGAAGGCCCAAAGGTGAGGAAATGTGGCATCTTTCTGAAAATCCTCCATGGGGCTCCCAGGCTGTATCGTGGGGGAGGGGCGAGACAAGGCTGCAGGTGTGCTGGGGCCCAGGCCAGGCCACAGTgatgctcaggccctggaagaTGACCTGGTCAGATCTGCAGGTGGCCACTCCAGGACTGTGTGACGGCAAGATCAGGGGGAAGAGAAGTGGAGGCaaggagggagttccctggtggcctagtggttagaatACCGGGCTTTctctgccgtggcccaggttcaatccctggtcagggaactgagatcctgtaagCCTGGCAGCCAGGAAAGCAGCGAGTTGAAACACTCTgtgagctgggggtggggctggcgaAGGCTGAATAGCACAGAGGAAGCAGCAGCAGGACTGCCAGGACATGGGGAGTCAGGGAA includes the following:
- the SEPTIN3 gene encoding neuronal-specific septin-3 isoform X1 — protein: MDHNFEMQPHGAPGAGTSFPRSHLLGRPARPSKLPGGVSPLIPVLKKAVHLDAFPQSHIPQASGRPGLGARAWSVPPQETGKSLAPRKLSSISLTVHQHSQAWRLGPLPSHWEQVSTPGREAATHRGGRLPSPDSPSVTLVPGDRVHSEGPGHPGLAKPSRMPVVEKPLVSSCLTLPFQSRLAQTLPGPAGPGLVGQRHPVPVTAHVPTRASPGRGKPRSRGIQRPRLHLQRAIPATGPATAMDLATLDTMRPGTSRHLSTMATNRPGLAVNLATPNTPRLDTSTECPHLDSKLGSAMHLAKAGTTKPRTVMDVVMPDPEKLGKAIATAGTAKPDTTTEGTAREVAAPDPVKLDTAMVLARANIAKLDMTTDSLVLDTSRLGTAMHSVVPVTPDPVTGETTLDSVIKLTRSDTVTYPSMPSRSTDAALDHATADTATDWVTELTMLDLARETKGLPETRTDAAMSELVPEPRPKPAVPMKPVSINPNLLGYIGIDTIIEQMRKKTMKTGFDFNIMVVGQSGLGKSTLVNTLFKSQVSRKASSWNREEKIPKTVEIKAIGHVIEEGGVKMKLTVIDTPGFGDQINNENCWEPIEKYINEQYEKFLKEEVNIARKKRIPDTRVHCCLYFISPTGHSLRPLDLEFMKHLSKVVNIIPVIAKADTMTLEEKSEFKQRVRKELEVNGIEFYPQKEFDEDLEDKTENDKIRQESMPFAVVGSDKEYQVNGKRVLGRKTPWGIIEVENLNHCEFALLRDFVIRTHLQDLKEVTHNIHYETYRAKRLNDNGGLPPGEGLLGTVLPPVPATPCPTAE
- the SEPTIN3 gene encoding neuronal-specific septin-3 isoform X2; protein product: MDHNFEMQPHGAPGAGTSFPRSHLLGRPARPSKLPGGVSPLIPVLKKAVHLDAFPQSHIPQASGRPGLGARAWSVPPQETGKSLAPRKLSSISLTVHQHSQAWRLGPLPSHWEQVSTPGREAATHRGGRLPSPDSPSVTLVPGDRVHSEGPGHPGLAKPSRMPVVEKPLVSSCLTLPFQSRLAQTLPGPAGPGLVGQRHPVPVTAHVPTRASPGRGKPRSRGIQRPRLHLQRAIPATGPATAMDLATLDTMRPGTSRHLSTMATNRPGLAVNLATPNTPRLDTSTECPHLDSKLGSAMHLAKAGTTKPRTVMDVVMPDPEKLGKAIATAGTAKPDTTTEGTAREVAAPDPVKLDTAMVLARANIAKLDMTTDSLVLDTSRLGTAMHSVVPVTPDPVTGETTLDSVIKLTRSDTVTYPSMPSRSTDAALDHATADTATDWVTELTMLDLARETKGQSGLGKSTLVNTLFKSQVSRKASSWNREEKIPKTVEIKAIGHVIEEGGVKMKLTVIDTPGFGDQINNENCWEPIEKYINEQYEKFLKEEVNIARKKRIPDTRVHCCLYFISPTGHSLRPLDLEFMKHLSKVVNIIPVIAKADTMTLEEKSEFKQRVRKELEVNGIEFYPQKEFDEDLEDKTENDKIRQESMPFAVVGSDKEYQVNGKRVLGRKTPWGIIEVENLNHCEFALLRDFVIRTHLQDLKEVTHNIHYETYRAKRLNDNGGLPPGEGLLGTVLPPVPATPCPTAE
- the SEPTIN3 gene encoding neuronal-specific septin-3 isoform X3, whose translation is MDHNFEMQPHGAPGAGTSFPRSHLLGRPARPSKLPGGVSPLIPVLKKAVHLDAFPQSHIPQASGRPGLGARAWSVPPQETGKSLAPRKLSSISLTVHQHSQAWRLGPLPSHWEQVSTPGREAATHRGGRLPSPDSPSVTLVPGDRVHSEGPGHPGLAKPSRMPVVEKPLVSSCLTLPFQSRLAQTLPGPAGPGLVGQRHPVPVTAHVPTRASPGRGKPRSRGIQRPRLHLQRAIPATGPATAMDLATLDTMRPGTSRHLSTMATNRPGLAVNLATPNTPRLDTSTECPHLDSKLGSAMHLAKAGTTKPRTVMDVVMPDPEKLGKAIATAGTAKPDTTTEGTAREVAAPDPVKLDTAMVLARANIAKLDMTTDSLVLDTSRLGTAMHSVVPVTPDPVTGETTLDSVIKLTRSDTVTYPSMPSRSTDAALDHATADTATDWVTELTMLDLARETKVIEEGGVKMKLTVIDTPGFGDQINNENCWEPIEKYINEQYEKFLKEEVNIARKKRIPDTRVHCCLYFISPTGHSLRPLDLEFMKHLSKVVNIIPVIAKADTMTLEEKSEFKQRVRKELEVNGIEFYPQKEFDEDLEDKTENDKIRQESMPFAVVGSDKEYQVNGKRVLGRKTPWGIIEVENLNHCEFALLRDFVIRTHLQDLKEVTHNIHYETYRAKRLNDNGGLPPGEGLLGTVLPPVPATPCPTAE